The Pontibacter pudoricolor genome contains a region encoding:
- the rpsF gene encoding 30S ribosomal protein S6: MELKNYETVFILTPLLNETQMQETVEKFRQVLKENSADIIHEENWGLRKLAYPIQKKSTGFYHLIEFKAPGSVVDQLELTYRRDEKVVRFLTTVLDKHAVAYNERRRNGEFKQAKKEEVKG, encoded by the coding sequence ATGGAATTAAAAAATTACGAAACGGTCTTCATCCTGACGCCTCTATTAAACGAGACGCAGATGCAGGAAACGGTCGAGAAGTTCAGACAGGTGCTTAAGGAAAATAGCGCCGACATTATCCACGAGGAGAACTGGGGTCTACGTAAGCTTGCTTACCCAATCCAGAAGAAATCAACTGGTTTCTATCATCTAATCGAGTTTAAGGCTCCCGGATCAGTAGTAGATCAGCTTGAGCTGACTTACCGCCGTGATGAGAAAGTTGTTCGCTTCCTGACCACTGTACTGGATAAGCACGCAGTTGCTTATAACGAGCGCAGAAGAAATGGCGAGTTCAAACAAGCTAAAAAAGAGGAGGTTAAAGGATAA
- the rplI gene encoding 50S ribosomal protein L9, with translation MEVILKDDVKGLGYKNDTVDVKPGYGRNYLIPQGLAVIADKANKKMVAENIRQAAHKADKIKNDAQEIANSIGDITLEIPAKVGETGKIFGSVTTNQLSEALKAKGIDVDRKRISFDQDVKTAGEYTASINLHKEVKHTVKFNVVSAE, from the coding sequence ATGGAAGTAATACTTAAAGATGACGTTAAAGGCTTAGGTTACAAAAACGATACAGTTGATGTAAAGCCAGGTTATGGCCGTAACTACCTGATCCCTCAGGGTCTTGCAGTTATCGCTGACAAAGCAAACAAGAAAATGGTAGCTGAGAACATCCGTCAGGCTGCTCACAAAGCTGATAAGATTAAGAATGATGCACAGGAGATTGCTAACAGCATCGGTGATATCACGCTTGAGATTCCGGCTAAAGTTGGTGAGACTGGTAAGATCTTCGGTTCAGTAACTACAAACCAACTTTCTGAAGCTCTTAAGGCTAAAGGAATTGATGTAGACCGTAAGCGTATCTCGTTTGACCAGGATGTGAAAACTGCAGGTGAATACACTGCATCTATCAACCTGCACAAAGAGGTGAAGCACACAGTTAAATTTAACGTAGTTTCTGCTGAGTAA
- a CDS encoding cytochrome c3 family protein, whose protein sequence is MATISCILKTTHKIFLAFLLTLAVTFGAQAQGESEQAEIATKGVEPGSTEGAETGSADPAIIDAGAALFKNNCAVCHSAGSDVIVGPGLKGVTKARSESWLISWIKNSQALIQSGDEHAVAIYNEYNKQAMPSFAFSDDEIKSILAYVDAQANVAAAAPTTVAGPEGATPGENVGTDAIGAVGSYLDIILVVLIVVLIVLVVTLLLISSLLKNYLNKNRDLAEDDREIVNQRFDFSKIYKSKAVRTLVMLIFVVVLLDLSLDKVMGIGIQQGYAPKQPIAFSHKLHAGEHQIDCNYCHSTVYESKSASIPSANICMNCHSQIKKESPEIQKIYKAIERNKPIEWVRIHNLPDLSYFNHSQHTQVGGVECQTCHGPIEEMDVVYQYSPLTMGWCIDCHRETPLNTQGNAYYDNLVKLHESSSKGAFTVASNGGTECSKCHY, encoded by the coding sequence ATGGCTACGATTAGCTGTATACTTAAAACTACACACAAGATTTTTCTTGCCTTCTTGTTAACTCTGGCTGTAACCTTCGGGGCACAGGCGCAGGGCGAAAGCGAGCAGGCAGAAATAGCTACTAAAGGAGTAGAGCCAGGTTCTACTGAAGGTGCTGAAACAGGTTCTGCAGATCCTGCGATTATTGACGCTGGGGCTGCTTTATTCAAAAATAACTGTGCCGTTTGCCACTCTGCAGGTAGCGATGTGATTGTTGGTCCTGGTTTAAAGGGCGTAACAAAGGCGAGAAGTGAGAGCTGGCTGATTAGCTGGATTAAAAACTCTCAGGCTCTTATTCAGTCAGGCGATGAGCATGCTGTTGCTATTTACAACGAGTACAACAAGCAGGCAATGCCTTCTTTTGCTTTCTCTGACGATGAGATCAAGTCTATTTTAGCATATGTTGATGCGCAGGCAAATGTAGCAGCTGCCGCACCTACCACGGTAGCCGGTCCGGAAGGAGCGACGCCTGGCGAGAATGTGGGGACTGATGCAATTGGCGCTGTTGGCAGTTATTTAGACATCATCCTGGTAGTGCTTATAGTTGTGCTGATCGTGTTAGTGGTAACACTTTTACTGATCTCTTCACTGCTTAAAAACTACCTTAACAAGAACCGTGATCTTGCTGAAGACGATAGAGAAATCGTAAATCAGCGTTTCGACTTCTCTAAGATCTATAAGTCTAAAGCTGTTCGCACGTTGGTAATGCTGATTTTTGTAGTTGTGTTGCTGGATCTGAGCCTTGATAAAGTGATGGGTATTGGTATACAGCAGGGCTATGCGCCGAAGCAGCCGATTGCTTTCTCGCACAAACTACACGCAGGCGAGCATCAGATCGATTGTAACTACTGCCACTCAACTGTTTACGAAAGCAAGAGCGCCAGTATTCCATCCGCTAACATCTGTATGAACTGCCATAGCCAGATCAAAAAAGAATCTCCTGAGATTCAGAAGATATACAAGGCTATCGAGCGCAATAAGCCAATCGAGTGGGTGCGTATCCACAACCTGCCTGATCTTTCATACTTTAACCACTCGCAGCATACACAAGTGGGTGGTGTAGAATGCCAGACCTGCCACGGACCTATCGAAGAAATGGATGTTGTATATCAATATTCTCCACTTACGATGGGCTGGTGTATCGACTGCCACCGCGAAACACCTCTGAACACTCAAGGAAACGCATACTATGATAACCTTGTGAAACTGCACGAATCTTCTTCAAAAGGAGCTTTCACAGTAGCTTCAAACGGGGGTACAGAGTGTTCTAAGTGTCACTACTAA
- a CDS encoding thioredoxin domain-containing protein: MNPPAHTNPADKKPNRLIKESSPYLLQHAYNPVDWYAWGEEALQRAKQEDKPILVSIGYAACHWCHVMEHQSFENQKVADVMNEHFVCIKADREERPDVDAVYIDAVHAMGMQGGWPLNVFLTSEAKPFYGGTYFAPQQWVQLLQNIANAYKQNRQELNETAEQFAEHLNASDLDKYGLKQSDSQVSEEDLQQLYRNLSKRFDKKKGGLSPAPKFPMPSNFLFLLRYSHHTQSETALAHVNLTLSQMAYGGIYDQVGGGFARYAVDADWLVPHFEKMLYDNAQLVTLYAEAYQVTKDPLYKQVVYETIKFVERELMSEEYGFYSSLDADSEGEEGRFYTFTRDELQKILKDEEPLFSKYYNVTAAGNFEHGRNILHRLESDEAFARENELELEVLQEMVMEWKAKLMKVRAKRISPALDDKILCSWNALMLKALADAYSVFGEKRFLDLALKNVDFIFEKIREGNKLCHNYKNGKTTIDGFLEDYALLIAALIRLYEVTFNEEWLTQAKRFTDYTLSNFLDKEDGMFYFTDQTAEKLIARKKEIFDNVIPSSNSVMAINLHLLGLYFDNEAYQQTANKMLNTVIPLIIKEPSHLSNWAILYYSKLTPTAEVAIVGKQVPQMREELSVFYLPNMILMGSDHKSKLPLLSDKIPVNGKTTIYVCYNKTCQLPVHTPAEALKQLQGWQQESKFPGL; this comes from the coding sequence ATGAATCCACCAGCACATACTAACCCGGCAGACAAGAAACCAAACCGGCTTATTAAAGAAAGCAGTCCTTACCTGTTACAGCATGCTTACAACCCTGTAGACTGGTATGCATGGGGCGAAGAAGCCTTGCAACGTGCCAAACAGGAAGACAAGCCTATATTGGTAAGTATTGGATATGCCGCCTGCCATTGGTGCCATGTTATGGAGCATCAGTCTTTTGAGAACCAGAAGGTGGCAGATGTGATGAATGAGCACTTTGTTTGCATAAAAGCAGACCGCGAAGAGCGCCCTGATGTAGATGCTGTTTATATAGATGCTGTGCACGCCATGGGAATGCAGGGCGGTTGGCCATTAAATGTGTTCCTGACTTCCGAAGCCAAGCCTTTTTATGGCGGAACATACTTTGCCCCGCAGCAATGGGTACAACTGCTGCAGAACATTGCCAACGCCTATAAGCAAAACCGCCAGGAACTGAACGAGACTGCCGAGCAATTTGCAGAGCACCTGAATGCGAGCGACCTGGATAAATACGGCCTGAAACAAAGTGATAGTCAGGTATCAGAAGAGGATCTGCAGCAACTATACCGCAATCTCAGCAAGCGCTTTGACAAGAAGAAAGGCGGCTTGTCTCCGGCTCCTAAATTCCCGATGCCTTCTAACTTCCTATTCTTGTTGCGTTACAGCCATCATACCCAAAGCGAAACAGCCCTGGCACATGTAAACCTGACACTTAGCCAAATGGCTTATGGTGGAATTTACGACCAGGTAGGAGGTGGTTTTGCACGTTACGCTGTGGATGCAGACTGGCTGGTACCACATTTCGAGAAGATGCTTTACGATAATGCCCAGCTAGTTACACTCTATGCCGAAGCTTACCAGGTTACCAAAGACCCGCTTTACAAACAGGTGGTGTACGAAACTATAAAGTTTGTGGAGCGTGAGCTGATGAGTGAGGAATATGGTTTCTACTCGTCGCTGGATGCCGACAGTGAAGGCGAAGAAGGCAGGTTTTATACATTTACCCGGGATGAACTGCAAAAGATCCTGAAAGACGAGGAACCGCTTTTCTCGAAATACTATAACGTTACGGCCGCCGGCAATTTTGAGCATGGCCGCAACATACTGCACCGCCTCGAAAGCGACGAAGCATTTGCCAGAGAGAACGAACTGGAACTGGAAGTGCTGCAGGAAATGGTTATGGAATGGAAGGCAAAGCTGATGAAAGTGCGCGCCAAACGCATAAGCCCCGCGTTGGATGACAAGATACTTTGCTCCTGGAATGCCCTGATGCTGAAAGCACTGGCAGATGCTTACAGTGTTTTCGGGGAAAAACGCTTCCTGGACCTGGCACTTAAGAACGTCGATTTCATATTCGAGAAGATCAGAGAAGGAAATAAACTGTGCCACAACTATAAAAATGGCAAAACAACTATAGATGGCTTCCTGGAAGATTATGCTTTGCTGATAGCTGCCCTGATCCGGCTTTATGAAGTAACTTTTAACGAAGAATGGCTTACACAGGCAAAACGCTTTACAGATTACACATTGTCTAACTTCCTGGATAAGGAAGATGGCATGTTTTACTTTACAGACCAAACCGCTGAAAAGCTGATTGCCCGTAAAAAGGAGATCTTCGACAATGTTATTCCTTCGTCTAACTCTGTAATGGCTATAAACCTGCACTTGCTGGGCCTGTATTTCGATAATGAAGCCTATCAGCAAACAGCTAACAAAATGCTGAATACCGTCATTCCGCTGATTATCAAAGAGCCATCCCACCTGAGCAACTGGGCCATTCTATACTATAGTAAACTTACCCCAACCGCCGAGGTAGCTATAGTTGGCAAGCAGGTGCCACAAATGCGCGAAGAACTGAGTGTTTTTTACCTGCCCAACATGATCCTGATGGGTAGCGATCATAAAAGCAAGCTCCCGCTCCTCTCCGACAAAATTCCTGTCAATGGCAAAACCACCATTTATGTGTGCTATAACAAAACCTGCCAGCTACCGGTGCACACTCCTGCCGAAGCGCTCAAACAACTACAGGGCTGGCAACAGGAAAGCAAGTTCCCTGGTCTATAG
- a CDS encoding GSCFA domain-containing protein: MFRTEVTIPASDLNLSLHDKVVTIGSCFAEVIGTKLKAYKGNVLVNPFGTIFNPISVCRLLQAVTGEPLDLEQSLVQRDGIWYSYDLHSSLSSPSKDELLQLITQRLVQTREQLKEAKLLIITFGTAVSYKLTDTGTIVANCHKLPAKQFSRTLLTIEEINYSLEACYQALKTFNPELQTIVTVSPVRHVKETLPTNSVSKSILRLAAHDMTERHQDVLYFPAYEIMLDDLRDYRFYGPDMLHPTPVAEDYIWQKFATAYLEPRFQEFIPAWEKIRRAITHRPFHPHTEAHQTFITKTIAQLQQLSDNYNISTESEERELRRQLTT; the protein is encoded by the coding sequence ATGTTTCGCACCGAAGTAACAATACCAGCATCTGACCTTAACCTAAGCCTGCACGACAAGGTGGTAACTATAGGTTCATGCTTTGCAGAAGTGATCGGGACAAAACTTAAGGCATATAAAGGTAATGTGCTGGTAAACCCTTTCGGAACGATATTCAACCCGATATCGGTATGCCGCTTACTGCAGGCTGTAACCGGCGAACCTTTAGACCTGGAGCAAAGCCTGGTGCAGCGCGATGGCATCTGGTATAGTTACGACCTGCATTCGTCGCTCTCGTCTCCCAGCAAAGACGAACTGCTGCAACTGATAACCCAACGGCTAGTACAGACCCGCGAACAGCTTAAAGAAGCTAAACTACTTATTATTACCTTTGGAACAGCCGTATCTTATAAGCTAACTGATACCGGAACTATAGTTGCCAACTGCCACAAACTACCCGCAAAGCAATTCAGCAGGACATTATTAACTATAGAGGAGATAAACTATAGTCTGGAAGCATGTTACCAGGCACTTAAGACGTTTAACCCTGAGCTGCAAACTATAGTTACCGTTAGCCCGGTGCGCCATGTAAAGGAAACACTGCCCACAAACAGTGTCAGTAAATCAATACTACGGTTGGCTGCACATGATATGACAGAGCGCCACCAAGATGTACTATACTTCCCGGCATACGAGATCATGCTGGACGACCTGCGGGATTACCGTTTTTACGGGCCTGACATGTTGCACCCCACTCCTGTTGCTGAAGATTATATCTGGCAAAAGTTCGCAACGGCTTACTTAGAACCGCGTTTTCAGGAATTTATACCAGCCTGGGAAAAGATAAGAAGAGCCATTACTCACCGACCATTCCACCCCCACACAGAAGCGCACCAGACTTTTATAACTAAAACGATTGCGCAACTGCAACAGCTTTCAGACAACTATAATATCTCCACTGAGTCGGAAGAACGTGAACTGCGCAGGCAACTAACGACTTAA
- a CDS encoding TAT-variant-translocated molybdopterin oxidoreductase, protein MQDRIKYWKGIEELENTPEFAKHAHNEFPEFLPVGEGSGQETSGSGKTHRRDFLKLLGFSVAAVSLASCEAPVRKAIPYLNKPVDVEPGTANWYATTYYLNGDYNSILVKTREARPIKIEPNPTSALTPIGTSARAQAAVLSVYDNNRLRTPLLKGKEATWEQVDKEIASRLGSVSGKVAIVSSTVISPSTKQLINEFGSRFGNFEHVVYDASSSSALLSANNGVVPGYDFSKANIIVSINADFLGTWLAPVIFSKQYITNRKLSSDKKDMSRHYQFETIMSLTGANADIRVPIKPSQEHAVVSALYNAITGGGAAGSVEGIDSKALANAVKDLKANSGKALVVSGSNDPSVQAMVAAINNSLGANGATIDAATPYFVKQGNDAQMIRLINEMNNGSVGAVFFYNANPAYDHPLADKIAGGLKKVGLKVSFAERVDETAALADIVAPDHNFLESWNDYEPKKGYISLAQPVLSPIFTTRQMQDSLLTWSGNSTSYYEYIRNNWRKVLTGDFNKAWEKAVHDGVLQNGTSMLAVSNTFTPATIGAAPAKPSSGAIEAVLYEKVAIGSGVEANNPWLQEMADPISKATWGNYVAMPRKMAEEMKLEQGTVVKVTLANNSVIELPVLVQPGQAQGTVGIAMGYGRAIDSMPVAKGLGANAFPIATVANNSIYYTSPVKIEKTNATSEIAQMQTHHTIMDRLVVQENTLAKYKENPKDVTEYIRIATHEGPAKPSAISLWDDYEYKNHHWGMVIDLNSCIGCGACTISCQAENNIPVVGKAEVLMRREMHWMRIDRYYSAVEHEPKDYETMEDPAENPSVIFQPMLCQHCNHAPCETVCPVAATMHSSEGLNQMAYNRCVGTRYCANNCPYKVRRFNWFAYSNNDKFDYTMNNDLAKFVLNPDVTVRGRGVMEKCSFCVQRVQLGKLEAKRENRRPKDGEIVTACAQSCPTEAIVFGDMLDKESRISKVLASEKGERAFHVLEELNVQPNVTYLTKIRNLA, encoded by the coding sequence ATGCAAGACAGAATAAAATACTGGAAAGGAATTGAGGAGTTAGAAAATACTCCGGAGTTCGCAAAGCATGCTCATAATGAGTTTCCAGAATTCCTGCCAGTTGGTGAAGGCAGTGGCCAAGAAACTTCAGGGAGTGGTAAAACACACCGCAGAGATTTTCTGAAGCTATTAGGTTTCAGTGTTGCTGCTGTATCGCTTGCTTCGTGCGAGGCACCGGTAAGAAAAGCTATACCTTACCTGAACAAGCCAGTGGATGTAGAACCAGGAACAGCTAACTGGTATGCTACTACTTACTACCTTAACGGAGATTACAACAGTATTCTTGTAAAAACCCGTGAGGCACGCCCGATCAAGATTGAGCCAAACCCTACGTCTGCACTTACGCCAATTGGTACTAGTGCAAGAGCTCAGGCCGCGGTACTAAGCGTGTATGATAACAACAGACTTCGTACACCATTATTGAAAGGCAAAGAGGCTACCTGGGAGCAGGTTGACAAAGAGATCGCTTCCCGTTTAGGCTCTGTAAGTGGCAAGGTTGCTATAGTTTCATCTACAGTAATTTCTCCATCTACTAAGCAGCTGATCAATGAGTTCGGTTCACGTTTCGGTAACTTCGAACACGTGGTTTATGATGCCAGCTCTTCTTCAGCATTACTAAGCGCTAACAATGGTGTGGTTCCTGGCTATGATTTCAGCAAGGCAAACATTATCGTTAGTATCAATGCGGATTTCCTGGGTACCTGGTTAGCGCCGGTTATCTTCTCGAAACAATATATCACGAACAGAAAGTTATCTTCTGACAAAAAGGACATGTCGCGTCACTATCAGTTTGAGACAATTATGTCACTTACTGGTGCTAACGCTGATATTCGTGTACCGATCAAGCCATCACAGGAGCATGCTGTAGTTTCAGCGCTTTACAATGCCATCACGGGTGGCGGTGCAGCCGGATCTGTAGAAGGTATCGATTCTAAAGCATTGGCAAATGCTGTAAAAGATCTTAAAGCTAATTCAGGCAAGGCACTTGTTGTTTCCGGCTCTAATGATCCTTCAGTTCAGGCAATGGTTGCCGCTATTAACAACTCTTTAGGAGCTAACGGCGCAACTATAGATGCTGCTACACCTTACTTTGTAAAGCAGGGTAACGATGCGCAGATGATCCGCCTGATCAATGAAATGAACAATGGCTCAGTTGGGGCTGTGTTCTTCTATAATGCAAACCCTGCCTACGATCATCCGCTTGCTGACAAAATAGCTGGTGGCCTGAAGAAAGTTGGCTTAAAAGTGTCGTTTGCTGAGCGTGTGGATGAAACTGCAGCGTTGGCAGATATCGTGGCCCCGGATCATAACTTCCTGGAGTCATGGAATGATTACGAACCAAAGAAAGGCTATATAAGCTTAGCTCAACCTGTTCTTTCCCCAATCTTTACTACCCGCCAGATGCAGGATTCCCTGTTAACCTGGAGTGGTAATTCAACCAGCTACTACGAATACATCCGCAACAACTGGAGAAAAGTATTAACTGGTGATTTCAATAAAGCATGGGAAAAAGCAGTACATGATGGCGTATTGCAGAATGGTACCAGCATGCTTGCTGTCAGCAATACCTTCACTCCGGCAACTATAGGTGCGGCTCCAGCTAAACCAAGTTCGGGAGCTATAGAGGCTGTTCTTTACGAAAAAGTAGCCATTGGTTCAGGTGTTGAAGCTAACAACCCTTGGTTACAGGAAATGGCTGACCCTATTTCTAAAGCAACATGGGGTAACTATGTAGCAATGCCGCGTAAGATGGCTGAAGAAATGAAGCTTGAGCAGGGTACTGTAGTTAAAGTTACGTTAGCGAACAATTCAGTTATCGAACTTCCGGTACTTGTACAGCCAGGTCAGGCGCAGGGTACTGTGGGTATAGCAATGGGTTACGGCCGTGCTATAGATTCAATGCCGGTTGCTAAAGGACTGGGTGCAAATGCATTCCCGATTGCTACTGTAGCAAATAACAGCATTTATTATACAAGCCCTGTTAAAATAGAGAAAACCAACGCTACATCTGAAATTGCTCAGATGCAGACACACCACACGATCATGGATCGTCTGGTAGTGCAGGAAAACACGTTGGCTAAGTACAAAGAAAATCCAAAAGATGTAACGGAATATATTCGCATTGCAACACATGAAGGCCCTGCGAAGCCGTCTGCTATTTCACTTTGGGATGATTATGAATACAAGAACCACCACTGGGGTATGGTTATCGACCTTAACTCTTGTATTGGTTGCGGAGCTTGTACTATAAGCTGCCAGGCTGAGAACAACATTCCGGTAGTAGGTAAGGCTGAAGTTCTGATGCGTCGCGAAATGCACTGGATGCGTATCGACAGATACTATAGCGCAGTAGAGCATGAGCCGAAGGATTATGAGACGATGGAAGATCCGGCAGAAAACCCTTCTGTTATTTTCCAGCCGATGCTTTGCCAGCACTGTAACCACGCTCCGTGTGAGACTGTTTGCCCGGTTGCTGCAACGATGCACAGCTCTGAAGGTCTTAACCAGATGGCTTACAACCGTTGCGTAGGTACACGTTACTGTGCAAACAACTGCCCTTACAAAGTTCGTCGCTTCAACTGGTTCGCTTATTCTAACAACGATAAGTTTGACTATACCATGAATAACGACCTGGCTAAGTTTGTACTTAACCCGGATGTTACAGTTCGTGGACGTGGTGTAATGGAGAAATGCTCTTTCTGCGTACAGCGTGTTCAGCTTGGTAAGTTAGAAGCAAAACGTGAGAACAGAAGACCTAAAGATGGTGAGATCGTAACTGCATGTGCACAGTCATGCCCTACAGAAGCGATCGTATTCGGTGATATGCTGGATAAAGAAAGCCGTATCTCTAAGGTTCTGGCCAGCGAAAAGGGTGAGCGTGCCTTCCACGTACTGGAAGAACTTAACGTTCAGCCAAACGTGACTTACCTGACTAAAATTAGAAACTTAGCTTAA
- the nrfD gene encoding NrfD/PsrC family molybdoenzyme membrane anchor subunit: MQHVSPIREPLVTGGKTYHDITQDVCRQVEAKPNIRWAAALAVALVGLAIFLYSVYRTLWYGIGEWGLNKTVGWAWDITNFVWWVGIGHAGTLISAILLLFRQKWRTSINRAAEAMTIFAVICAAMFPVLHMGRPWLAYWVLPLPNTFGSLWVNFNSPLLWDVFAISTYFSVSLVFWYIGLIPDFATIRDRATGPIARRAYAALSMGWTGSAKAWSRYETVSLILAGLATPLVLSVHTIVSMDFATSVIPGWHTTIFPPYFVAGAIFSGFAMVLTLMIITRKVFFLEDYITLEHVESMNKVIILTGSIVGIAYTTEFFIAWYSGVEYEQYAFINRAFGPYWWAYWSMMTCNVITPQLFWFRKIRRSLTATFIISIFVNIGMWFERFVIIVTSLHRDYLPSSWAMFSPTIIDIGVYVGTIGLFFTLFLLFAKFFPVVNMAEVKAILKSSSEVKHAHTSHGKSMHGTAPESNTNTPHTNE; encoded by the coding sequence ATGCAGCATGTATCTCCGATAAGAGAGCCTCTGGTAACAGGGGGGAAAACATACCACGACATCACACAAGATGTCTGCAGACAAGTAGAAGCGAAGCCTAACATCCGTTGGGCTGCCGCTCTAGCTGTAGCCCTGGTAGGCCTCGCTATATTTTTATACTCTGTTTACCGCACACTATGGTATGGTATCGGTGAATGGGGATTGAACAAAACAGTAGGTTGGGCATGGGATATCACCAACTTCGTATGGTGGGTAGGTATTGGTCACGCCGGTACACTTATCTCTGCTATCCTTTTACTGTTCCGTCAGAAGTGGAGAACTTCTATTAACCGTGCAGCTGAAGCGATGACTATCTTCGCCGTAATCTGCGCCGCGATGTTCCCGGTATTACACATGGGCCGTCCTTGGTTAGCTTACTGGGTTTTACCATTGCCAAACACCTTCGGTTCGCTTTGGGTAAACTTTAACTCTCCACTGCTTTGGGACGTGTTCGCAATTTCAACGTATTTCTCTGTATCGTTAGTATTCTGGTACATTGGTCTTATTCCTGACTTTGCAACCATCCGCGACAGAGCAACCGGTCCTATAGCAAGAAGAGCCTATGCCGCTTTATCAATGGGCTGGACTGGTTCTGCCAAAGCATGGTCACGTTACGAAACTGTTTCCCTGATCCTTGCCGGTCTTGCAACACCACTGGTACTTTCTGTACACACAATCGTATCCATGGACTTTGCAACGTCTGTGATCCCAGGTTGGCACACCACTATATTCCCTCCATACTTCGTGGCAGGTGCGATCTTCTCGGGATTCGCGATGGTGTTAACCCTGATGATCATCACCCGCAAAGTGTTCTTCCTGGAAGACTATATCACACTTGAGCACGTGGAGTCGATGAACAAAGTAATCATCCTGACAGGTTCTATAGTTGGTATAGCTTATACTACTGAGTTCTTCATTGCCTGGTATTCAGGGGTGGAGTATGAGCAGTATGCCTTTATCAACCGTGCCTTCGGTCCTTACTGGTGGGCTTACTGGTCTATGATGACCTGTAACGTTATTACTCCTCAGTTATTCTGGTTCAGAAAGATAAGAAGAAGCTTAACAGCTACATTCATTATATCTATCTTCGTAAACATCGGTATGTGGTTCGAACGTTTCGTAATTATCGTTACTTCGCTTCACAGAGATTACCTGCCTTCTTCATGGGCTATGTTCTCTCCAACAATCATCGATATCGGAGTTTATGTAGGTACAATTGGCTTGTTCTTCACACTGTTCCTGTTGTTTGCTAAATTCTTCCCGGTAGTTAACATGGCAGAGGTAAAAGCAATCCTGAAGTCTTCTTCAGAAGTGAAGCATGCGCATACTTCACATGGAAAGTCAATGCATGGAACTGCACCAGAGTCTAACACTAATACACCTCACACCAATGAATAA
- the rpsR gene encoding 30S ribosomal protein S18, giving the protein MSLVNERVHKQENRQKYCRFKKSGIKYIDYKDGNFLLKFVNEQGKILPRRLTGTSLKFQRKVAQAVARARHLAILPYVTDSLK; this is encoded by the coding sequence ATGAGCTTAGTTAACGAAAGAGTACACAAGCAGGAGAATCGTCAGAAATACTGCCGTTTCAAAAAGAGCGGTATCAAGTACATCGATTACAAAGATGGCAACTTCCTCCTGAAATTTGTAAATGAGCAGGGCAAGATTCTTCCAAGAAGATTGACAGGTACCAGCCTTAAGTTCCAGCGTAAAGTAGCTCAGGCGGTTGCAAGAGCTCGTCACCTGGCTATTTTACCTTATGTAACAGATTCTTTAAAATAA